From Yersinia hibernica, a single genomic window includes:
- a CDS encoding YgdI/YgdR family lipoprotein, giving the protein MKKTAAVISALMLTFTLAACSSNYVMHTNDGRTIVADGKPKVDDDTGMISYIDANGTEQQINRSEVKEMAEGK; this is encoded by the coding sequence ATGAAAAAGACAGCTGCCGTCATTTCTGCACTTATGCTCACTTTTACCTTAGCCGCCTGTTCAAGCAATTATGTCATGCACACTAATGATGGTCGCACTATCGTTGCTGATGGTAAACCTAAAGTAGATGATGACACTGGGATGATAAGCTACATCGATGCCAATGGCACTGAACAGCAAATTAACCGTTCAGAAGTCAAAGAAATGGCTGAGGGCAAGTAG
- a CDS encoding transcriptional regulator GcvA, with product MSKRLPPLNALRVFDAAARHLSFTKAADELFVTQAAVSHQIKSLEDFLGLKLFRRRNRSLLLTEEGQNYYLDIKEIFTSINEATRKLQARSAKGALTVSLPPSFAIQWLVPRLSGFNAAYPGIDVRIQAVDREEDKLADDVDVAIFYGRGNWTGLRTERLYAEFLLPVCAPSLLMGENGLKVPADLANHTLLHDTSRRDWLAYTRQLGVPQINVQQGPIFSHSAMVVQAAVHGQGIALVNNVMAQSEIEAGRLVCPFNDVLVSKNAFYLVCHDSQAELGKIAAFRQWILARAASEQEKLRFRYDN from the coding sequence ATGTCAAAACGATTACCACCACTGAACGCCTTGCGGGTCTTTGATGCGGCTGCACGCCACCTGAGTTTTACTAAAGCGGCTGATGAATTATTTGTCACGCAAGCAGCTGTTAGCCACCAGATAAAGTCATTGGAGGATTTCCTCGGACTAAAACTGTTCCGTCGCCGAAATCGTTCTTTGCTGCTGACTGAAGAGGGCCAAAACTATTATCTCGACATCAAAGAGATTTTTACCTCTATCAATGAAGCCACTCGCAAGCTGCAAGCCCGTAGCGCGAAGGGCGCTCTCACTGTTAGTCTGCCCCCCAGTTTTGCTATTCAATGGCTGGTTCCCCGCCTCTCGGGATTCAATGCGGCTTATCCGGGGATTGACGTCAGGATTCAGGCGGTCGATAGGGAAGAGGACAAACTGGCCGATGACGTCGATGTCGCGATATTTTATGGCCGGGGCAATTGGACGGGTTTGCGCACTGAACGTCTGTATGCTGAATTTTTGCTCCCTGTTTGTGCTCCCAGCCTATTAATGGGCGAGAATGGATTAAAAGTACCGGCAGATCTGGCTAATCATACCTTGTTGCATGATACTTCCCGCCGAGATTGGCTGGCATACACCCGTCAATTGGGGGTGCCACAGATTAATGTGCAGCAAGGCCCGATATTTAGCCACAGTGCGATGGTGGTTCAGGCCGCTGTTCATGGGCAAGGTATTGCGTTGGTGAATAACGTTATGGCTCAATCTGAGATTGAGGCGGGCCGATTAGTGTGTCCATTTAATGATGTTTTGGTCAGCAAAAATGCTTTTTATCTGGTTTGTCATGACAGCCAGGCAGAACTGGGTAAAATAGCCGCCTTTCGTCAATGGATACTGGCAAGAGCCGCGAGTGAGCAGGAAAAGCTACGCTTTCGCTACGACAACTAA
- a CDS encoding DUF423 domain-containing protein: MNGRLMLIFAALSGFFYVAFGAFGAHVLSASLGPNEMAWVRTGLEYQGFHTLAILALAVAMQRQISIWFYWSGALLALGTLLFSGSLYCLALSHLKLWVYITPVGGVCFLAGWILMLIGALRLRKRAERHE, from the coding sequence ATGAATGGTCGTTTAATGCTGATATTTGCCGCCCTGAGCGGTTTTTTCTATGTTGCTTTCGGCGCCTTTGGGGCCCATGTATTGAGTGCCTCTTTAGGGCCGAATGAAATGGCTTGGGTCCGTACCGGGCTTGAGTATCAGGGGTTCCATACTTTGGCAATCCTGGCACTTGCTGTTGCAATGCAACGGCAGATAAGTATTTGGTTTTACTGGAGTGGGGCCTTGTTAGCGCTCGGAACGCTACTTTTTAGTGGCAGTTTATACTGCCTGGCGCTATCGCACCTGAAACTATGGGTATATATCACGCCAGTGGGCGGAGTATGTTTTCTGGCGGGATGGATTTTGATGTTGATTGGCGCGCTGCGTCTAAGAAAAAGG